A single region of the Pseudomonadota bacterium genome encodes:
- a CDS encoding cobyrinate a,c-diamide synthase — MIAEVIVKNISPKTDFSAFCLAATHSGSGKTTITLALLRALRQRGYRLQPYKCGPDYIDPTFHERAAGCPSINLDTWMMGEASVRDSFARAGAQADVAVVEGVMGLFDSFAPGVLAGSSADCARLLDLPVILVVEARGMAGSIAALVKGFCEFNREIQIVGVIANQVGSPEHGRILAEALERAGLPPLLGALPRIAAWGLEERHLGLVPFLENNKSEEWFAELAAGAETYLAIDRLLELVRRPRPTRAPVAADRPRKPRVRLALARDSAFHFYYPDNLDRLREAGFELVEFSPISAEDLPSNVAALYLGGGFPEVFAAELAANQKMRAAIQRFAAGGGLVYGECGGFMYLGRSLTDSQGRTFPMCGVLDGHATMRDSLKALGYREITTLDESLFGPAGTVLRGHEFHWSEMAPGSLPAPFFRQKDRGGRETPGGVRKNNVFASYVHLHFSSCPEAALNWVAAARS, encoded by the coding sequence ATGATCGCCGAGGTTATCGTGAAAAATATTTCCCCGAAAACTGATTTTTCCGCTTTTTGCCTGGCCGCGACTCATTCCGGCAGCGGCAAGACCACTATCACCCTGGCCCTGTTGCGGGCCTTGCGGCAGCGCGGCTATCGCCTGCAGCCTTATAAATGCGGACCCGATTATATTGATCCGACCTTTCACGAACGCGCGGCCGGTTGCCCGTCGATCAATCTCGATACCTGGATGATGGGGGAGGCGAGCGTGCGCGATTCTTTCGCCCGGGCCGGCGCCCAGGCCGATGTGGCCGTGGTTGAAGGGGTGATGGGGCTTTTTGACAGCTTCGCCCCCGGCGTCCTGGCGGGCAGCAGCGCCGATTGCGCCCGGTTGCTGGACTTGCCGGTTATTCTCGTGGTCGAGGCCCGGGGCATGGCGGGCAGCATTGCCGCCCTGGTCAAGGGCTTTTGCGAATTCAATCGCGAGATTCAGATCGTCGGCGTCATCGCCAATCAGGTCGGCAGTCCGGAGCATGGCCGGATTCTGGCCGAAGCCCTGGAACGGGCCGGCCTGCCGCCGCTGCTTGGAGCCTTACCGAGAATCGCGGCCTGGGGCCTGGAGGAGCGCCATCTTGGCCTGGTGCCTTTTCTCGAAAACAACAAGTCGGAGGAATGGTTTGCCGAGCTGGCCGCCGGCGCGGAAACCTATCTCGCGATCGACCGGTTGCTGGAACTGGTTCGGCGTCCGCGCCCGACGCGGGCCCCCGTCGCGGCCGACCGGCCCCGGAAACCACGGGTGCGGTTGGCCCTAGCCCGGGATTCGGCTTTTCATTTCTACTATCCTGATAACCTCGATCGGCTTCGGGAGGCCGGTTTTGAGTTGGTTGAGTTTTCCCCCATAAGCGCCGAAGACCTGCCGTCGAATGTGGCGGCGCTCTATCTCGGCGGTGGTTTTCCAGAGGTCTTCGCCGCCGAACTGGCCGCTAATCAGAAGATGCGCGCCGCGATTCAGCGGTTTGCGGCCGGCGGGGGGCTGGTTTACGGTGAATGCGGCGGCTTCATGTATCTGGGGCGGTCGCTGACCGATAGTCAGGGCCGGACCTTTCCCATGTGCGGGGTTCTGGATGGGCACGCGACCATGCGGGACTCGCTCAAGGCCCTGGGTTATCGCGAGATCACGACCCTGGACGAAAGCCTCTTCGGTCCGGCGGGCACGGTTTTGCGCGGCCATGAATTTCACTGGTCCGAGATGGCTCCCGGCTCCTTGCCCGCGCCCTTTTTCCGGCAAAAAGACCGCGGCGGCCGGGAAACGCCCGGCGGCGTCAGAAAAAACAATGTCTTTGCCAGCTATGTTCATCTGCATTTTTCCTCCTGTCCCGAGGC
- the cobJ gene encoding precorrin-3B C(17)-methyltransferase — protein sequence MGSWDDKMSGNGTLYVVGLGPGERRLMTPAALAALARTPVVVGYGKYLDQIDDLLVGKKVIRSGMGAEVERCRRALAAAAAGSDVGVVCSGDPGIFAMAGLLYELRDREAVFAGVEIEVVPGLSAVFAAAAALGSPLTNGCVILSLSDLLTPTAVIVKNLEAAALSELACALYNPAGKKRRELLQQALAIFVRQRGPEVPAALLKNVSRRDEERWLGPLADFPAERVDMNSLIIIGNATSVISRGNLYDRRGYREKYFPEN from the coding sequence ATGGGCTCATGGGATGATAAAATGTCGGGAAACGGAACGTTGTATGTGGTAGGTCTGGGTCCGGGTGAGCGCCGGCTGATGACCCCGGCCGCCCTGGCCGCTCTGGCTCGAACCCCGGTGGTGGTCGGTTACGGGAAATATCTGGATCAGATCGACGATCTGCTGGTCGGCAAAAAGGTGATTCGCAGCGGCATGGGAGCCGAGGTCGAGCGTTGCCGCCGGGCCCTGGCGGCGGCCGCTGCGGGTAGTGATGTCGGCGTGGTCTGTTCCGGTGATCCCGGCATTTTCGCCATGGCCGGTCTGCTCTATGAACTGCGGGATCGAGAGGCGGTTTTCGCCGGAGTCGAGATTGAGGTCGTGCCGGGTCTGAGTGCGGTTTTCGCCGCCGCCGCCGCGCTGGGCTCGCCTCTGACCAACGGCTGTGTGATTCTCAGTCTTTCCGATCTGCTTACCCCGACCGCGGTGATTGTTAAAAATCTGGAAGCGGCGGCGCTCTCCGAACTGGCCTGCGCCCTTTACAACCCGGCGGGGAAAAAGCGTCGCGAGCTGTTGCAGCAGGCCCTGGCGATCTTTGTCCGGCAGCGGGGGCCGGAGGTTCCGGCGGCCTTGCTGAAAAATGTCAGCCGTCGGGATGAAGAGCGCTGGCTCGGGCCGCTGGCCGATTTTCCGGCGGAAAGGGTTGACATGAATTCATTGATTATTATAGGTAACGCGACCTCGGTCATCAGCCGGGGTAATCTTTATGATCGCCGAGGTTATCGTGAAAAATATTTCCCCGAAAACTGA